Proteins from a single region of Fusobacterium russii ATCC 25533:
- a CDS encoding UDP-glucose--hexose-1-phosphate uridylyltransferase has protein sequence MIYNSIRDLINYGIKNSLITEEDSIFVRNEIMALLKLKDWVEPEIKISDVAEYPQEILDRITNYAVSEKIIEDGVADRDLFDTLIMGKMTPFPREVIARFRKLEIENIEKATDDYYKFSKKTNYIRTERIAKNLYWLSPTAYGDLEITINLSKPEKDPKEIEREKNMVKTNYPKCLLCYENVGFSGNLGHPARQNHRVIPLDLASEKWYFQYSPYVYYNEHAIIFSSVHRDMKIDKAAFERIIDFLKRFPHYFIGSNADLPIVGGSILSHDHYQGGRHEFPMAKAEIEEKIELKNYPEIEAGIVKWPMSVIRIKSLDSKKLIELADEILKKWREYSNLEVGILAYSDSIPHNTITPIARRRGEYFEFDLVLRNNRTDEENPLGIFHPHLEYHNIKKENIGLIEVMGLAVLPGRLKNEMKKIAVFLKENNSLEKIKEDKETEKHYTWLKTFYNKYENIKDLSVDEIVSKILNVEIGITFSKVLEDAGVFKRNEKGKLAFLDFIKEINK, from the coding sequence ATGATTTATAATTCAATAAGAGATCTAATAAACTATGGAATAAAAAATTCATTAATTACAGAAGAGGATAGTATTTTTGTTAGAAATGAAATTATGGCTCTTCTTAAGCTAAAAGATTGGGTTGAACCTGAAATAAAAATTTCTGATGTAGCTGAGTATCCACAGGAAATACTGGATAGAATAACAAATTATGCAGTTTCAGAGAAAATAATTGAAGATGGAGTGGCAGATAGAGATTTATTTGACACATTGATTATGGGGAAGATGACTCCTTTTCCAAGAGAAGTAATAGCTAGATTTAGAAAACTAGAAATTGAGAATATAGAAAAGGCAACAGATGATTATTATAAATTTTCCAAAAAAACTAACTATATAAGAACGGAAAGAATAGCAAAAAATCTATATTGGTTATCACCTACTGCCTATGGAGATTTAGAAATAACTATAAATTTATCAAAACCTGAAAAAGACCCTAAAGAAATTGAAAGAGAAAAAAATATGGTTAAAACAAATTATCCTAAGTGTTTACTTTGTTATGAAAATGTTGGATTTTCTGGAAATTTAGGTCATCCAGCAAGACAGAATCACAGGGTAATTCCTTTAGATTTGGCAAGTGAAAAGTGGTATTTTCAATATTCGCCTTATGTGTACTACAATGAACACGCAATAATTTTTTCATCAGTTCATAGGGATATGAAAATAGATAAGGCTGCTTTTGAAAGAATTATTGATTTTCTAAAGAGATTCCCACATTACTTTATAGGTTCAAATGCTGACTTACCAATAGTTGGAGGTTCTATTTTAAGCCATGACCATTATCAGGGAGGAAGGCATGAATTCCCTATGGCAAAGGCGGAGATAGAAGAGAAAATTGAATTGAAAAATTATCCGGAGATAGAAGCAGGAATAGTTAAATGGCCTATGTCGGTTATAAGGATAAAATCTTTAGATAGTAAAAAGCTTATAGAATTGGCTGATGAAATCTTAAAAAAATGGAGAGAATATTCTAATTTGGAAGTTGGAATTTTAGCTTATTCAGATTCTATACCTCATAATACAATAACACCGATAGCAAGAAGAAGAGGAGAGTATTTTGAATTTGACTTAGTACTTAGAAATAATAGAACTGATGAAGAGAATCCTTTGGGAATTTTTCACCCACATTTGGAGTATCATAACATAAAGAAAGAGAATATAGGTTTAATTGAAGTAATGGGATTGGCAGTTTTACCGGGAAGATTGAAAAATGAAATGAAAAAAATTGCAGTTTTCCTGAAAGAAAACAATTCATTGGAAAAAATTAAGGAAGATAAAGAAACAGAAAAGCATTATACTTGGTTAAAAACTTTTTATAATAAGTATGAAAATATAAAAGATTTATCTGTAGATGAAATTGTTTCTAAAATTTTAAATGTAGAGATTGGAATAACTTTTTCAAAAGTTCTTGAAGATGCAGGTGTATTTAAAAGAAATGAAAAAGGTAAGTTAGCATTCTTGGATTTTATAAAAGAAATTAATAAGTAG
- the galE gene encoding UDP-glucose 4-epimerase GalE, whose translation MAILVCGGAGYIGSHVVKLLVEDSQKVVVVDNLETGHVDAVDERAILEIGDLKDEEFLDRVFSKHKIDGVIDFAAFSLVGESVGEPLKYFENNFYGTLCLLKAMKKYEVNNIVFSSTAATYGEAENMPILETDRTEPTNPYGESKLAVEKMFKWAANAYGLKYTVLRYFNVAGAYPTGEIGEAHSCETHLIPIILQVALGQREKIAIYGDDYPTEDGTCIRDYIHVMDLADAHLLALNRLKNGGDNQVFNLGNGEGFSVKQVIEVARKITGHKIPAEVSPRRAGDPAKLIASSKKATEILKWKPKYNKLEQIIESAWNWHKKNPNGYED comes from the coding sequence ATGGCAATATTAGTTTGTGGTGGTGCAGGATATATAGGTAGCCATGTTGTAAAATTATTAGTTGAGGACAGTCAAAAGGTTGTTGTAGTTGATAATTTAGAAACCGGTCATGTAGATGCAGTAGATGAAAGAGCGATATTAGAAATTGGTGATTTAAAGGATGAAGAATTTTTGGATAGGGTTTTTTCTAAACATAAAATAGATGGGGTTATTGATTTTGCAGCATTTTCATTAGTAGGTGAAAGTGTTGGAGAACCTCTTAAATATTTTGAAAATAATTTTTATGGGACATTATGCCTTTTAAAAGCTATGAAGAAGTATGAGGTGAATAATATAGTATTTTCTTCAACTGCGGCAACTTATGGTGAGGCAGAAAATATGCCTATATTGGAAACAGACAGAACAGAGCCAACAAATCCTTATGGTGAGAGTAAACTAGCAGTTGAAAAAATGTTTAAATGGGCTGCCAATGCCTATGGCTTAAAATATACAGTGCTTAGATATTTCAATGTTGCAGGAGCATATCCAACAGGAGAAATAGGAGAAGCACACAGTTGTGAAACTCATTTGATTCCAATAATTTTACAAGTGGCATTGGGACAAAGAGAAAAAATAGCTATATATGGAGATGACTACCCAACAGAAGATGGAACATGTATTAGAGATTATATTCATGTTATGGATTTAGCTGATGCTCATTTATTGGCATTGAATAGACTAAAAAATGGTGGAGATAACCAAGTATTTAATCTTGGAAATGGAGAAGGCTTTTCTGTTAAACAGGTAATAGAGGTGGCAAGAAAAATAACTGGTCATAAGATTCCAGCAGAAGTATCTCCAAGAAGGGCAGGAGATCCAGCAAAACTTATTGCTTCTTCTAAAAAAGCAACAGAAATACTAAAATGGAAACCTAAGTACAATAAGCTTGAACAAATAATAGAATCAGCATGGAATTGGCATAAAAAGAATCCTAATGGCTATGAAGACTAG
- a CDS encoding TAXI family TRAP transporter solute-binding subunit → MKLLKKSFLLVVIFTLFTAILACGKSEEKKDVAHGIDRSKEFITIATGPTSGIYFPIGGAFAEALKTAGYNTSSQATGASAENISMISKGEAEIAIAMQDSVMQAYGGFGAYEGKPNPELKALMRLWPNYVQLVTLKKSGIKSVEDLKGKRVGVGAANSGVELNARMIYEAYGMTYEDSKVDYLSYGEAIDQMKNGQCDAAFVTSGLPNGTIMELATSYDMEIVPIDGAGRDKLIEKYPFFSKTIVPANTYNNDKDVESVFVYNIMLVNSKLSDDVVYDMINVIFENIATIKASHNAANKNIDLSFGVEDVKIPLHPGAAKFWQEKGFATPNN, encoded by the coding sequence GTGAAATTATTAAAAAAATCATTTTTATTGGTGGTAATTTTTACCTTATTTACAGCTATTCTAGCATGCGGGAAATCAGAAGAAAAAAAAGATGTAGCACATGGAATTGACAGAAGTAAGGAATTTATAACTATTGCAACAGGACCTACAAGTGGAATTTATTTCCCAATAGGTGGAGCTTTTGCCGAAGCACTAAAAACAGCAGGTTATAATACAAGTTCTCAAGCAACAGGTGCATCAGCAGAAAATATTTCTATGATTTCAAAGGGAGAAGCAGAAATAGCTATAGCTATGCAAGACTCAGTTATGCAAGCTTATGGAGGTTTTGGAGCATATGAAGGAAAACCTAATCCAGAATTAAAAGCTTTAATGCGTTTATGGCCAAATTATGTTCAATTAGTAACTCTTAAAAAATCTGGAATAAAATCAGTTGAAGATTTAAAAGGAAAAAGAGTTGGAGTTGGAGCGGCTAACTCTGGAGTGGAATTAAATGCACGTATGATTTATGAGGCATATGGAATGACTTATGAAGATAGTAAAGTAGATTATTTATCTTATGGTGAAGCTATTGATCAAATGAAAAATGGTCAATGTGACGCTGCATTTGTTACATCTGGTTTACCAAATGGAACAATAATGGAATTAGCAACAAGCTATGATATGGAAATCGTTCCAATAGATGGAGCAGGTAGGGACAAACTTATAGAAAAATATCCTTTCTTCTCTAAAACAATAGTTCCAGCAAACACTTATAATAACGACAAAGATGTTGAATCAGTATTCGTTTACAATATCATGTTAGTAAATAGCAAACTTTCTGATGATGTAGTATATGATATGATAAATGTAATTTTTGAAAATATTGCAACAATAAAAGCATCTCATAATGCTGCAAATAAGAATATAGATTTATCATTTGGTGTGGAAGATGTAAAAATACCTCTACACCCAGGAGCAGCTAAATTCTGGCAAGAAAAAGGTTTTGCAACCCCTAACAACTAA
- a CDS encoding galactokinase, with amino-acid sequence MLKDLILEFKKKFGEFEDIGTYFSPGRVNLIGEHTDYNGGFVFPCALDFGTYAVVRKREDKIFRMYSKNFENLGIIEFSLNDLVYKKEDNWANYPKGVIKTFLDHNLAIKTGFDVLFFGNIPNGAGLSSSASIEVLVAVILKSLFDLDIDMVEMVKYCQLAENKFIGVNSGIMDQFAVGMGKKDRAILLDCNSLNYEYVPVVLNNMSIVIANTNKKRGLADSKYNERRASCEAAVEELNKNGVKIKYLGELTVEEFGKVKHFIKDEEQLKRARHAVRENERTKEAVSVLKAGNIEKFGKLMNESHISLRDDYEVTGIELDSLVEAAWDEEGTIGSRMTGAGFGGCTVSIVKNENIESFIKNVGEKYKVKTGLSASFYVANIGNGAKELKSDIN; translated from the coding sequence ATGTTGAAAGACTTAATTTTAGAGTTTAAGAAAAAATTTGGAGAATTTGAAGATATAGGAACATATTTTTCACCGGGAAGAGTCAACTTGATAGGTGAACATACAGATTACAATGGAGGTTTTGTATTTCCCTGTGCCTTGGACTTCGGGACATATGCAGTTGTCAGAAAAAGGGAAGATAAAATTTTCAGAATGTATTCTAAAAATTTTGAAAACTTAGGAATAATAGAATTTAGCTTGAATGATTTAGTTTATAAAAAAGAAGATAACTGGGCTAATTACCCAAAAGGAGTAATAAAAACTTTTTTAGACCATAACCTGGCTATAAAAACTGGTTTTGATGTTCTATTTTTTGGGAATATACCTAATGGAGCAGGACTTTCGTCTTCAGCCTCAATAGAAGTGTTGGTGGCAGTTATTCTTAAAAGTTTATTTGACCTGGATATAGATATGGTGGAAATGGTTAAATATTGCCAATTAGCAGAAAATAAATTTATTGGAGTAAATTCTGGAATAATGGATCAATTTGCAGTGGGTATGGGTAAAAAAGATAGAGCAATACTTTTGGATTGCAATTCTTTGAACTATGAATATGTTCCAGTGGTTTTAAATAATATGAGCATAGTTATTGCTAATACAAATAAAAAAAGAGGACTTGCTGATTCAAAATATAATGAGAGAAGAGCAAGTTGTGAAGCAGCTGTTGAGGAGCTGAATAAAAATGGTGTTAAAATAAAATATTTAGGAGAGTTGACTGTTGAGGAATTTGGAAAAGTAAAACATTTTATAAAAGATGAGGAACAGTTAAAAAGAGCTAGACATGCAGTAAGAGAAAATGAGAGAACAAAGGAAGCTGTCAGTGTACTAAAGGCAGGAAATATAGAAAAATTTGGAAAGTTGATGAATGAGTCACATATATCTTTAAGAGATGACTATGAGGTTACCGGAATAGAGCTTGATTCATTGGTTGAAGCTGCGTGGGATGAAGAAGGGACAATAGGTTCGCGTATGACAGGAGCAGGCTTTGGCGGTTGCACAGTGAGTATAGTTAAAAATGAAAATATTGAAAGCTTTATAAAAAATGTTGGTGAGAAATACAAGGTAAAAACGGGTTTAAGTGCAAGTTTTTATGTTGCAAATATAGGAAATGGTGCTAAAGAACTTAAAAGTGATATAAATTAA
- the gltX gene encoding glutamate--tRNA ligase, protein MEKRVRTRVAPSPTGDPHVGTAYIALFNIGFSASHGGDFILRIEDTDRTRYTEGSEQMIFDSLKWLGLDYSEGPDVGGDYGPYRQSERFDIYGKYAKELVEKGGAYYCFCDHERLENLRERQKAMGKAPGYDGHCRSLSKEEIDAKIAAGVPYVIRLKMPYEGETIIHDRLRGDIVFENSKIDDQVLLKADGYPTYHLANIVDDHLMGITHVIRAEEWIPSTPKHIQLYKAFGWEAPEFIHMPLLRNDDRTKISKRKNPVSLIWYKEEGYLKEGLINFLGLMGYSYGDNQEIFSLEDFKKNFNIDKVSLGGPVFDLVKLGWVNNQQMKLKNLDELTRLTIPFFVKEGYLKDENVSEKEFEALKKIVEIEREGAKTLKELAQNSKFFFADEFTLPELREDMDKKERKSVERLLGSLEDEIGKKSVKTFINKLENWSKDEFSSDEAKELLHSLLDEIEGGPGKVYMPLRAVLTGQTKGADLYNILYVIGKERALKRIKNTISKYNIEL, encoded by the coding sequence ATGGAAAAGAGAGTTAGAACTAGAGTTGCTCCATCACCTACTGGAGATCCACATGTAGGTACAGCATATATTGCATTATTTAATATAGGATTTTCTGCTTCACATGGTGGAGATTTTATTTTAAGAATAGAGGATACAGATAGAACAAGATATACAGAGGGCTCTGAACAAATGATATTTGATTCATTAAAATGGTTAGGTTTAGATTATTCAGAAGGTCCAGATGTGGGAGGAGATTATGGTCCCTATAGGCAATCAGAAAGATTTGATATATATGGTAAGTATGCCAAGGAATTAGTTGAAAAAGGTGGGGCATACTACTGTTTCTGTGATCATGAAAGATTGGAAAATTTAAGAGAAAGACAAAAAGCAATGGGGAAAGCACCTGGTTATGATGGACATTGCAGGTCTCTTTCAAAAGAAGAAATTGATGCAAAAATTGCAGCTGGAGTTCCTTATGTAATTAGATTAAAAATGCCTTATGAGGGTGAAACAATTATTCATGATAGATTAAGAGGAGATATAGTTTTTGAAAATAGTAAGATAGATGATCAGGTTCTTTTAAAGGCAGACGGATATCCGACTTATCATTTAGCAAATATAGTTGATGATCACTTAATGGGAATTACTCATGTTATTAGAGCTGAAGAATGGATACCTTCAACTCCTAAACATATTCAACTTTATAAAGCTTTTGGTTGGGAAGCACCTGAATTTATACATATGCCACTTTTAAGAAATGATGATAGAACAAAAATTTCTAAGAGAAAAAATCCGGTTTCTTTAATTTGGTATAAAGAAGAAGGTTATTTAAAAGAAGGGCTTATAAACTTCTTAGGTTTAATGGGCTATTCTTATGGGGATAATCAAGAGATATTTAGTCTTGAAGACTTTAAAAAGAACTTTAATATAGATAAAGTTTCTCTTGGAGGACCTGTATTTGATCTTGTTAAACTTGGTTGGGTAAATAATCAACAGATGAAGTTAAAAAATTTGGATGAATTGACAAGACTTACAATACCTTTCTTTGTTAAAGAAGGCTATTTAAAAGATGAAAATGTATCTGAAAAAGAGTTTGAGGCTTTAAAGAAAATAGTTGAGATAGAAAGAGAAGGAGCTAAAACTCTAAAAGAACTAGCTCAAAACTCTAAATTTTTCTTTGCTGATGAATTTACTTTGCCAGAACTTAGAGAAGATATGGATAAAAAAGAAAGAAAGAGTGTAGAAAGACTTTTAGGTTCTTTAGAAGATGAAATAGGGAAAAAATCTGTAAAAACTTTTATTAATAAGTTGGAGAATTGGTCAAAGGATGAATTCAGCTCAGATGAGGCAAAAGAATTACTACATTCATTGCTTGATGAAATTGAGGGTGGACCAGGAAAAGTATACATGCCACTTAGAGCGGTTTTGACAGGTCAGACTAAGGGAGCAGATCTTTATAATATCTTATATGTCATAGGAAAAGAAAGAGCATTAAAAAGAATAAAAAATACAATAAGTAAATACAACATAGAATTATAA
- a CDS encoding NCS2 family permease, with the protein MESSIKNYFKIDEYGSSLKKEFIAGTTNFLTMAYILGVNTIILSSTGMDFNSVFLATAISSAIACFVMGLYANAPLGLAPGMGSNSFFAFIVVKLYGYSFQEALAMVFLSGSLFLLLSLTGIRDKIINSIPKNLKQSIGAGTGFFIALIGLVKAGIVVPSPATIVTLGNFKNPTVLLAVFGLLITIVFISRNIEAAVFFGLLITAIVGILLGRFGVEGMPVFSNEIIKVNTSLNHFGAFITGLKSLLNKPEAIFLIFTFFFVDFFDTAGTLVAITNKIASSVDKKYEMKKMLLSDAVGTVVGAILGTSTVTTLTESTSGVAAGGRTGLTAIVTGIWFLIASMFTPLVSIASPIAINGRFLEPIIAPSLICVGILMATQLSDIDWNDFSAAASGFVTIIIMILSYSIPDGIAAGFIVYVFSKLFTKRVKEIKLSIWIMFILFIFHFILK; encoded by the coding sequence ATGGAATCGAGCATTAAAAATTATTTCAAAATAGATGAATATGGGAGTAGTTTAAAAAAAGAATTTATAGCAGGAACAACAAATTTTTTAACCATGGCATACATATTAGGTGTAAATACAATAATTTTAAGTTCAACAGGAATGGATTTTAATTCAGTATTTTTAGCAACAGCTATTTCATCTGCTATAGCCTGTTTTGTAATGGGATTGTATGCTAACGCACCTTTAGGTCTAGCTCCGGGAATGGGTTCAAATTCATTTTTTGCATTTATAGTTGTAAAACTTTATGGTTATAGTTTTCAAGAGGCTTTAGCAATGGTATTTCTATCAGGAAGCCTATTTTTATTGTTATCGCTCACAGGTATAAGAGATAAGATTATAAACTCCATTCCTAAAAATTTAAAACAGAGTATAGGTGCTGGAACAGGATTTTTCATTGCTTTAATAGGCTTAGTGAAGGCAGGAATAGTAGTTCCAAGCCCAGCGACAATAGTTACACTTGGTAATTTTAAAAATCCAACAGTCTTACTTGCAGTATTTGGTTTGTTAATAACAATAGTTTTTATCAGTAGAAATATAGAGGCAGCAGTGTTTTTCGGATTGCTAATAACAGCTATAGTCGGGATATTACTTGGTAGATTTGGTGTGGAGGGAATGCCGGTATTTTCAAATGAAATTATTAAAGTAAATACATCTTTAAATCATTTTGGAGCATTTATAACGGGTTTAAAAAGTCTACTAAATAAGCCGGAGGCAATATTTCTAATTTTTACTTTCTTTTTTGTAGATTTTTTTGATACTGCCGGGACCTTAGTTGCAATAACTAATAAAATAGCAAGTAGTGTAGATAAAAAATATGAAATGAAAAAAATGTTATTAAGTGATGCTGTAGGAACAGTTGTAGGGGCTATTTTAGGAACTTCAACTGTAACAACATTAACAGAATCAACAAGTGGTGTAGCGGCAGGAGGGAGAACAGGGTTGACAGCTATTGTAACAGGAATATGGTTTTTAATAGCTTCAATGTTTACACCGCTTGTTTCAATAGCTTCCCCTATTGCAATAAATGGAAGATTTTTAGAACCAATTATTGCTCCTTCATTAATCTGTGTGGGAATTTTAATGGCAACTCAACTTTCAGACATAGATTGGAATGATTTTTCAGCTGCGGCTTCAGGTTTTGTAACAATAATTATAATGATACTAAGCTATTCCATACCAGATGGAATAGCAGCAGGCTTCATAGTCTATGTTTTTTCTAAACTATTCACAAAAAGAGTCAAAGAAATCAAACTTAGTATTTGGATAATGTTTATCCTATTTATATTCCATTTTATATTGAAATAA
- a CDS encoding DnaJ domain-containing protein, with amino-acid sequence MEDTLVVLLILILFVLVISLGLERTIQILPGLVIVGLLFWIFGWVVINFFWVFVLIWVFKKLSTPKQTQRKTYYRTYTNKEAEEFFKQFYGQNGYRQNTGYQSYGNSYNRNRQAENSWILNRNEYYKELGVDRNSTKEELRKAYLKKVKENHPDRFTNASEQEKKYHEEKLKKINEAYDNLTKDFS; translated from the coding sequence GTGGAAGATACACTAGTTGTACTACTTATATTGATATTATTTGTCCTTGTTATCTCATTAGGATTGGAAAGAACAATACAAATTTTACCTGGCTTAGTAATAGTAGGTTTATTATTTTGGATATTTGGTTGGGTAGTGATAAATTTTTTCTGGGTATTTGTACTTATTTGGGTTTTTAAAAAATTGTCAACTCCTAAGCAGACACAAAGAAAAACATACTATAGAACATATACAAATAAAGAAGCAGAAGAATTTTTTAAACAATTTTATGGACAAAATGGGTATAGACAAAATACAGGTTATCAAAGTTATGGGAATTCTTATAATAGGAATAGACAGGCAGAAAATAGTTGGATATTAAATAGAAATGAATATTATAAAGAACTTGGTGTTGATAGGAATTCAACAAAAGAAGAATTAAGAAAGGCTTATTTAAAGAAAGTAAAAGAAAATCACCCAGATAGATTTACTAATGCTAGTGAGCAGGAAAAAAAATATCATGAAGAAAAATTAAAAAAAATAAATGAGGCTTATGACAATCTTACAAAAGATTTTTCATAG
- a CDS encoding TRAP transporter permease → MIKEEKIDQQALLEEFEKESRTRNFVSPIIEKALKWVALIVTFYHLAYASGYVRPETLRHRSIHVGMILFMTFAVYPAFKKSSRKVIAWYDYILMILSIIIPAYMWINYQAIIDRVGDANQMDVIMGTILVLLVIEASRRITGWALPLIGIIFMIYALMGARQGLIPINVPGIFLHRGFQWTKLIGHLFSNTEGIYGTSVNVASTYIFLFIVFGEVMNKCGMGKFFNDIAIGLAGHTKGGPAKVAVIAAGLLGSINGSAIANVVTTGAFTIPLMKKIGYSKEFSGAVSSTASVGGQLLPPIMGAAAFIMAETLGIKYKVIVVSAAIPALIYYLGIIFQIQMRASKDKLDGMPKDQLPNVKETMKVYGHLIIPILFLVYMLFFSGYTVIKGAFLTILITIVVAQLKKETRMSLKDIEAAFIASAKSTVSVAIACACVGIVIGVSSLTGFTINMASTIISLGGKSLMLTLVFTMVTCMILGMGLPSIPAYIITVTIAAPALIELGIRPLAAHLFCFYFAMFANITPPVALASFAAAGISGGNPMKTGIVSVKLALAGFIIPYMFVYNNQLLLIDTTFIQGIQVALTACVGVFLISAAVEGFLYTKVNIIVRIIMLIGAFLLIDSSLITDLLGVGTLIVTVFIQRMLAKKHNVIV, encoded by the coding sequence GTGATTAAAGAAGAAAAAATAGATCAACAAGCTTTATTAGAAGAGTTTGAAAAAGAAAGTAGAACTAGGAATTTTGTGAGTCCAATTATTGAAAAGGCATTAAAATGGGTGGCATTGATAGTAACTTTTTATCATTTAGCTTATGCTTCTGGATATGTAAGACCAGAAACTTTAAGACATCGTTCAATCCATGTAGGAATGATTTTATTTATGACTTTTGCCGTTTATCCAGCATTTAAAAAGTCGAGCAGAAAGGTAATAGCATGGTATGATTACATACTGATGATACTGTCTATTATAATTCCTGCATATATGTGGATAAACTATCAAGCTATAATTGATAGAGTTGGAGATGCTAACCAAATGGATGTCATTATGGGGACAATTTTAGTCTTACTTGTAATAGAAGCATCAAGACGTATAACAGGTTGGGCACTGCCTTTAATTGGAATAATATTTATGATATATGCACTTATGGGAGCAAGACAAGGGCTTATCCCAATAAATGTACCTGGAATATTTTTACATAGAGGTTTCCAATGGACTAAACTTATAGGGCATTTATTTTCAAATACAGAAGGAATATATGGAACTTCTGTAAATGTTGCTTCCACTTATATATTTTTATTTATTGTTTTTGGTGAAGTGATGAATAAATGCGGTATGGGGAAATTTTTTAATGATATAGCAATAGGTTTAGCAGGACATACTAAGGGAGGACCTGCAAAAGTTGCTGTAATTGCAGCAGGTTTGCTTGGAAGTATAAATGGTTCTGCAATAGCAAATGTTGTAACAACAGGAGCATTTACAATTCCACTTATGAAGAAAATAGGTTATAGTAAAGAATTTTCTGGAGCAGTTTCATCAACAGCATCTGTTGGAGGGCAATTACTACCTCCTATAATGGGTGCAGCTGCATTTATAATGGCTGAAACACTGGGAATAAAATATAAGGTAATAGTTGTATCAGCTGCAATACCGGCTCTTATATACTATTTAGGAATTATATTTCAAATCCAGATGAGAGCTTCTAAAGATAAATTAGATGGAATGCCTAAAGATCAGTTACCAAATGTTAAAGAAACAATGAAAGTTTATGGGCATTTAATAATTCCAATTTTATTTTTAGTATATATGCTATTTTTTAGTGGCTATACTGTTATTAAGGGAGCTTTTTTAACTATTTTAATAACAATAGTTGTAGCACAGCTAAAAAAAGAAACTCGTATGAGTTTAAAAGATATAGAGGCAGCTTTTATTGCCTCAGCTAAATCGACAGTTTCAGTAGCCATAGCCTGTGCCTGTGTAGGTATAGTTATAGGAGTTTCTAGTTTAACAGGTTTCACAATTAATATGGCAAGTACAATAATTTCACTAGGTGGAAAGAGCTTAATGCTGACTTTAGTTTTCACTATGGTTACTTGTATGATATTGGGAATGGGACTTCCAAGTATACCGGCATATATAATAACAGTTACAATAGCGGCACCGGCTCTTATAGAATTAGGTATAAGACCGTTAGCAGCTCATTTATTCTGTTTCTATTTTGCTATGTTTGCAAATATCACTCCTCCAGTTGCTCTAGCTTCCTTTGCGGCAGCAGGAATATCAGGCGGAAATCCTATGAAGACGGGAATAGTATCGGTAAAATTAGCCTTAGCAGGTTTTATAATACCATATATGTTTGTATATAATAATCAATTATTATTAATAGATACAACATTTATTCAAGGAATTCAAGTTGCACTAACAGCTTGTGTAGGAGTATTTTTAATCAGTGCAGCTGTCGAAGGTTTCCTATATACTAAGGTGAATATTATTGTGAGAATAATTATGTTGATAGGAGCATTCTTATTAATAGACAGTTCTTTAATAACTGATTTGTTAGGAGTTGGAACTCTTATAGTTACTGTATTTATTCAAAGAATGCTTGCTAAAAAGCATAATGTAATAGTATAG
- a CDS encoding DUF1850 domain-containing protein, producing MKIINLFRMVVFFFTILFSACSNKKIEISNQITKELYLSEEIKVGDVLSFEWEHSFEHIMWKEFYKIKEDNSFELFSIAVEGFGAGIPAEMDCTYRYEDGMIYMENIKNSKFKEFNWINSKKQLKSILVNDRLIIKGENLPERGKIKLSIK from the coding sequence ATGAAGATAATAAATTTATTTAGAATGGTCGTATTTTTTTTTACTATATTATTTTCTGCCTGTTCTAATAAAAAAATAGAAATATCCAATCAAATAACTAAAGAACTTTATCTCAGCGAAGAGATTAAAGTAGGTGATGTACTGTCTTTTGAGTGGGAACATTCCTTTGAACATATTATGTGGAAAGAATTTTATAAAATAAAAGAAGATAATAGTTTTGAACTATTCAGCATAGCAGTAGAAGGTTTTGGTGCAGGGATACCGGCTGAAATGGACTGTACATATAGGTACGAAGATGGAATGATTTATATGGAGAATATAAAAAATAGTAAATTTAAGGAGTTTAATTGGATTAACTCAAAGAAACAATTAAAATCTATTTTAGTTAATGACAGACTAATAATTAAGGGAGAAAATCTTCCTGAACGAGGTAAAATAAAATTATCAATAAAATAA